A region of Arvicanthis niloticus isolate mArvNil1 chromosome 18, mArvNil1.pat.X, whole genome shotgun sequence DNA encodes the following proteins:
- the LOC117722865 gene encoding uncharacterized protein LOC117722865 isoform X1 produces MADSLPLEMLTYILSFLPLSDQKEASLVSRAWYCAARNALRETNVRYNIPVSSASLSAIKSLGLRGISCISLTNLDGSPASHQVLESVAYHLGPHLESLCLGGGSPTEASFLALILGCPVLRTLDLSGCNSLFTSGTLLAQPETAQCVRKALSGLRDLSLAGLRDLTDLSFNHLSGCFPSLERLSLAYCHLTFELSPTWGSISPQVSSPSQLSFHNLLQFIKERAGTLRALDLSGTGLPPEALQALGQVTGLKLEELNLHSCRDLSSDAVATLCRQQPGLTSLDLSGCSDLTDGALLAVSRGLRHLRHLSLKKLQRLTDAGCTALGSLHELQSLDMAECCLVSGRELAQVLGSVRRAPPALTSLRLAYCSSLKDASVLSMIPALGPRLKVLDLSSCMALTNQTMQAICTYLNHLSVLRLAWCKELQDWGLLGLKEPSDEPVLSPQLHQEVENQAPDPQEPTSEPQGSSLLTLQALQELDLTACSKLTDASLAKVLQFPQLRQLSLSLLPAFTDMGLVAVARGCPSLERLALSHCSHLSDEGWAQAARLWPRLQHLNLSSCSQLTEQTLDTIGQACKQLRVLDVAMCPGINMAAVKHFQAQLPQVTCIQSRFVGGADLTLTL; encoded by the exons ACAAATGTGCGCTACAACATTCCTGTGTCCTCTGCCTCACTCTCAGCCATCAAGAGTTTGGGCCTCAGGGGCATTTCCTGCATCAGCTTGACCAATCTGGATGGCTCGCCAGCTTCGCACCAGGTACTGGAGTCTGTTGCTTACCACTTAGGCCCACACCTGGAAAGCTTATGCCTGGGTGGGGGCAGCCCCACAGAGGCGTCCTTCTTGGCCTTGATCTTGGGATGTCCAGTCCTTCGTACGCTTGACCTCAGTGGCTGCAACAGTCTCTTCACATCAGGCACTCTGCTGGCTCAGCCTGAGACAGCACAGTGTGTCCGAAAGGCATTGAGTGGCCTCCGTGATCTTAGCCTGGCTGGCCTGCGTGACCTGACTGACCTCAGCTTCAACCACCTCAGTGGTTGCTTCCCCAGCCTGGAgcgcctctccttggcttactgCCATCTTACCTTTGAGTTAAGCCCAACCTGGGGCTCCATCAGCCCCcaggtttcctctccctcccagctTTCTTTTCACAACTTGCTCCAGTTCATCAAGGAACGAGCCGGTACGCTGCGTGCCCTAGACCTCAGTGGTACTGGTCTGCCACCTGAGGCCCTACAAGCCCTGGGCCAAGTGACTGGATTGAAGTTAGAGGAGCTGAATTTGCACAGCTGTAGAGACCTCTCCTCAGACGCTGTGGCCACCCTGTGCCGCCAGCAGCCTGGTCTCACTTCCCTGGACCTTAGTGGCTGCTCAGATCTAACCGATGGGGCACTCTTGGCTGTGAGCCGAGGCTTACGCCACCTGCGGCACTTGAGTCTGAAGAAACTGCAGAGACTGACGGATGCAGGATGTACAGCCTTAGGGTCCCTGCATGAATTGCAGAGCCTGGATATGGCTGAATGCTGTCTGGTGAGTGGTCGGGAACTGGCCCAGGTCCTAGGCTCAGTTCGCAGAGCTCCACCTGCACTGACTTCCCTCAGGCTGGCTTACTGCTCTTCACTGAAG gATGCCTCGGTGCTCTCCATGATCCCAGCATTGGGCCCAAGGCTCAAGGTGCTGGATTTGTCCTCCTGCATGGCCCTCACTAACCAGACCATGCAGGCCATCTGTACCTACCTTAATCACCTGTCAGTCCTGCGCCTGGCTTGGTGTAAGGAACTCCAGGACTGGGGGCTTTTGGGGTTGAAGGAGCCAAGTGATGAGCCTGTGCTAAGTCCCCAG CTACACCAAGAGGTGGAAAATCAGGCTCCAGACCCACAGGAGCCCACTTCTGAGCCACAGGGCTCCTCCCTGCTCACGCTCCAGGCCCTGCAGGAGTTGGACCTCACTGCCTGCAGTAAGCTGACTGATGCCAGTCTGGCCAAG GTGCTCCAGTTCCCTCAGCTGAGGCAGTTGTCATTGAGCTTGTTGCCAGCTTTCACAGACATGGGCTTGGTGGCTGTGGCTAGGGGCTGTCCTAGCCTGGAGCGCTTGGCATTGAGTCACTGCAGCCACCTCAGTGATGAGGGATGGGCCCAGGCAGCCAGGTTGTGGCCAAGGCTGCAGCATCTCAACCTGTCCAGCTGCAGTCAGCTCACAGAGCA AACTCTGGATACCATTGGGCAGGCATGCAAGCAGCTTCGAGTGTTGGATGTGGCCATGTGTCCTGGTATCAACATGGCAGCTGTCAAACACTTTCAGGCCCAGCTGCCTCAGGTGACCTGCATCCAGTCTCGCTTCGTGGGAGGGGCTGACCTGACCCTAACACTTTGA
- the LOC117722865 gene encoding leucine-rich repeat-containing protein 29 isoform X5 → MAECCLVSGRELAQVLGSVRRAPPALTSLRLAYCSSLKDASVLSMIPALGPRLKVLDLSSCMALTNQTMQAICTYLNHLSVLRLAWCKELQDWGLLGLKEPSDEPVLSPQLHQEVENQAPDPQEPTSEPQGSSLLTLQALQELDLTACSKLTDASLAKVLQFPQLRQLSLSLLPAFTDMGLVAVARGCPSLERLALSHCSHLSDEGWAQAARLWPRLQHLNLSSCSQLTEQTLDTIGQACKQLRVLDVAMCPGINMAAVKHFQAQLPQVTCIQSRFVGGADLTLTL, encoded by the exons ATGGCTGAATGCTGTCTGGTGAGTGGTCGGGAACTGGCCCAGGTCCTAGGCTCAGTTCGCAGAGCTCCACCTGCACTGACTTCCCTCAGGCTGGCTTACTGCTCTTCACTGAAG gATGCCTCGGTGCTCTCCATGATCCCAGCATTGGGCCCAAGGCTCAAGGTGCTGGATTTGTCCTCCTGCATGGCCCTCACTAACCAGACCATGCAGGCCATCTGTACCTACCTTAATCACCTGTCAGTCCTGCGCCTGGCTTGGTGTAAGGAACTCCAGGACTGGGGGCTTTTGGGGTTGAAGGAGCCAAGTGATGAGCCTGTGCTAAGTCCCCAG CTACACCAAGAGGTGGAAAATCAGGCTCCAGACCCACAGGAGCCCACTTCTGAGCCACAGGGCTCCTCCCTGCTCACGCTCCAGGCCCTGCAGGAGTTGGACCTCACTGCCTGCAGTAAGCTGACTGATGCCAGTCTGGCCAAG GTGCTCCAGTTCCCTCAGCTGAGGCAGTTGTCATTGAGCTTGTTGCCAGCTTTCACAGACATGGGCTTGGTGGCTGTGGCTAGGGGCTGTCCTAGCCTGGAGCGCTTGGCATTGAGTCACTGCAGCCACCTCAGTGATGAGGGATGGGCCCAGGCAGCCAGGTTGTGGCCAAGGCTGCAGCATCTCAACCTGTCCAGCTGCAGTCAGCTCACAGAGCA AACTCTGGATACCATTGGGCAGGCATGCAAGCAGCTTCGAGTGTTGGATGTGGCCATGTGTCCTGGTATCAACATGGCAGCTGTCAAACACTTTCAGGCCCAGCTGCCTCAGGTGACCTGCATCCAGTCTCGCTTCGTGGGAGGGGCTGACCTGACCCTAACACTTTGA
- the LOC117722865 gene encoding uncharacterized protein LOC117722865 isoform X2, whose product MLTYILSFLPLSDQKEASLVSRAWYCAARNALRETNVRYNIPVSSASLSAIKSLGLRGISCISLTNLDGSPASHQVLESVAYHLGPHLESLCLGGGSPTEASFLALILGCPVLRTLDLSGCNSLFTSGTLLAQPETAQCVRKALSGLRDLSLAGLRDLTDLSFNHLSGCFPSLERLSLAYCHLTFELSPTWGSISPQVSSPSQLSFHNLLQFIKERAGTLRALDLSGTGLPPEALQALGQVTGLKLEELNLHSCRDLSSDAVATLCRQQPGLTSLDLSGCSDLTDGALLAVSRGLRHLRHLSLKKLQRLTDAGCTALGSLHELQSLDMAECCLVSGRELAQVLGSVRRAPPALTSLRLAYCSSLKDASVLSMIPALGPRLKVLDLSSCMALTNQTMQAICTYLNHLSVLRLAWCKELQDWGLLGLKEPSDEPVLSPQLHQEVENQAPDPQEPTSEPQGSSLLTLQALQELDLTACSKLTDASLAKVLQFPQLRQLSLSLLPAFTDMGLVAVARGCPSLERLALSHCSHLSDEGWAQAARLWPRLQHLNLSSCSQLTEQTLDTIGQACKQLRVLDVAMCPGINMAAVKHFQAQLPQVTCIQSRFVGGADLTLTL is encoded by the exons ACAAATGTGCGCTACAACATTCCTGTGTCCTCTGCCTCACTCTCAGCCATCAAGAGTTTGGGCCTCAGGGGCATTTCCTGCATCAGCTTGACCAATCTGGATGGCTCGCCAGCTTCGCACCAGGTACTGGAGTCTGTTGCTTACCACTTAGGCCCACACCTGGAAAGCTTATGCCTGGGTGGGGGCAGCCCCACAGAGGCGTCCTTCTTGGCCTTGATCTTGGGATGTCCAGTCCTTCGTACGCTTGACCTCAGTGGCTGCAACAGTCTCTTCACATCAGGCACTCTGCTGGCTCAGCCTGAGACAGCACAGTGTGTCCGAAAGGCATTGAGTGGCCTCCGTGATCTTAGCCTGGCTGGCCTGCGTGACCTGACTGACCTCAGCTTCAACCACCTCAGTGGTTGCTTCCCCAGCCTGGAgcgcctctccttggcttactgCCATCTTACCTTTGAGTTAAGCCCAACCTGGGGCTCCATCAGCCCCcaggtttcctctccctcccagctTTCTTTTCACAACTTGCTCCAGTTCATCAAGGAACGAGCCGGTACGCTGCGTGCCCTAGACCTCAGTGGTACTGGTCTGCCACCTGAGGCCCTACAAGCCCTGGGCCAAGTGACTGGATTGAAGTTAGAGGAGCTGAATTTGCACAGCTGTAGAGACCTCTCCTCAGACGCTGTGGCCACCCTGTGCCGCCAGCAGCCTGGTCTCACTTCCCTGGACCTTAGTGGCTGCTCAGATCTAACCGATGGGGCACTCTTGGCTGTGAGCCGAGGCTTACGCCACCTGCGGCACTTGAGTCTGAAGAAACTGCAGAGACTGACGGATGCAGGATGTACAGCCTTAGGGTCCCTGCATGAATTGCAGAGCCTGGATATGGCTGAATGCTGTCTGGTGAGTGGTCGGGAACTGGCCCAGGTCCTAGGCTCAGTTCGCAGAGCTCCACCTGCACTGACTTCCCTCAGGCTGGCTTACTGCTCTTCACTGAAG gATGCCTCGGTGCTCTCCATGATCCCAGCATTGGGCCCAAGGCTCAAGGTGCTGGATTTGTCCTCCTGCATGGCCCTCACTAACCAGACCATGCAGGCCATCTGTACCTACCTTAATCACCTGTCAGTCCTGCGCCTGGCTTGGTGTAAGGAACTCCAGGACTGGGGGCTTTTGGGGTTGAAGGAGCCAAGTGATGAGCCTGTGCTAAGTCCCCAG CTACACCAAGAGGTGGAAAATCAGGCTCCAGACCCACAGGAGCCCACTTCTGAGCCACAGGGCTCCTCCCTGCTCACGCTCCAGGCCCTGCAGGAGTTGGACCTCACTGCCTGCAGTAAGCTGACTGATGCCAGTCTGGCCAAG GTGCTCCAGTTCCCTCAGCTGAGGCAGTTGTCATTGAGCTTGTTGCCAGCTTTCACAGACATGGGCTTGGTGGCTGTGGCTAGGGGCTGTCCTAGCCTGGAGCGCTTGGCATTGAGTCACTGCAGCCACCTCAGTGATGAGGGATGGGCCCAGGCAGCCAGGTTGTGGCCAAGGCTGCAGCATCTCAACCTGTCCAGCTGCAGTCAGCTCACAGAGCA AACTCTGGATACCATTGGGCAGGCATGCAAGCAGCTTCGAGTGTTGGATGTGGCCATGTGTCCTGGTATCAACATGGCAGCTGTCAAACACTTTCAGGCCCAGCTGCCTCAGGTGACCTGCATCCAGTCTCGCTTCGTGGGAGGGGCTGACCTGACCCTAACACTTTGA
- the LOC117722865 gene encoding uncharacterized protein LOC117722865 isoform X3: MADSLPLEMLTYILSFLPLSDQKEASLVSRAWYCAARNALRETNVRYNIPVSSASLSAIKSLGLRGISCISLTNLDGSPASHQVLESVAYHLGPHLESLCLGGGSPTEASFLALILGCPVLRTLDLSGCNSLFTSGTLLAQPETAQCVRKALSGLRDLSLAGLRDLTDLSFNHLSGCFPSLERLSLAYCHLTFELSPTWGSISPQVSSPSQLSFHNLLQFIKERAGTLRALDLSGTGLPPEALQALGQVTGLKLEELNLHSCRDLSSDAVATLCRQQPGLTSLDLSGCSDLTDGALLAVSRGLRHLRHLSLKKLQRLTDAGCTALGSLHELQSLDMAECCLVSGRELAQVLGSVRRAPPALTSLRLAYCSSLKLHQEVENQAPDPQEPTSEPQGSSLLTLQALQELDLTACSKLTDASLAKVLQFPQLRQLSLSLLPAFTDMGLVAVARGCPSLERLALSHCSHLSDEGWAQAARLWPRLQHLNLSSCSQLTEQTLDTIGQACKQLRVLDVAMCPGINMAAVKHFQAQLPQVTCIQSRFVGGADLTLTL, translated from the exons ACAAATGTGCGCTACAACATTCCTGTGTCCTCTGCCTCACTCTCAGCCATCAAGAGTTTGGGCCTCAGGGGCATTTCCTGCATCAGCTTGACCAATCTGGATGGCTCGCCAGCTTCGCACCAGGTACTGGAGTCTGTTGCTTACCACTTAGGCCCACACCTGGAAAGCTTATGCCTGGGTGGGGGCAGCCCCACAGAGGCGTCCTTCTTGGCCTTGATCTTGGGATGTCCAGTCCTTCGTACGCTTGACCTCAGTGGCTGCAACAGTCTCTTCACATCAGGCACTCTGCTGGCTCAGCCTGAGACAGCACAGTGTGTCCGAAAGGCATTGAGTGGCCTCCGTGATCTTAGCCTGGCTGGCCTGCGTGACCTGACTGACCTCAGCTTCAACCACCTCAGTGGTTGCTTCCCCAGCCTGGAgcgcctctccttggcttactgCCATCTTACCTTTGAGTTAAGCCCAACCTGGGGCTCCATCAGCCCCcaggtttcctctccctcccagctTTCTTTTCACAACTTGCTCCAGTTCATCAAGGAACGAGCCGGTACGCTGCGTGCCCTAGACCTCAGTGGTACTGGTCTGCCACCTGAGGCCCTACAAGCCCTGGGCCAAGTGACTGGATTGAAGTTAGAGGAGCTGAATTTGCACAGCTGTAGAGACCTCTCCTCAGACGCTGTGGCCACCCTGTGCCGCCAGCAGCCTGGTCTCACTTCCCTGGACCTTAGTGGCTGCTCAGATCTAACCGATGGGGCACTCTTGGCTGTGAGCCGAGGCTTACGCCACCTGCGGCACTTGAGTCTGAAGAAACTGCAGAGACTGACGGATGCAGGATGTACAGCCTTAGGGTCCCTGCATGAATTGCAGAGCCTGGATATGGCTGAATGCTGTCTGGTGAGTGGTCGGGAACTGGCCCAGGTCCTAGGCTCAGTTCGCAGAGCTCCACCTGCACTGACTTCCCTCAGGCTGGCTTACTGCTCTTCACTGAAG CTACACCAAGAGGTGGAAAATCAGGCTCCAGACCCACAGGAGCCCACTTCTGAGCCACAGGGCTCCTCCCTGCTCACGCTCCAGGCCCTGCAGGAGTTGGACCTCACTGCCTGCAGTAAGCTGACTGATGCCAGTCTGGCCAAG GTGCTCCAGTTCCCTCAGCTGAGGCAGTTGTCATTGAGCTTGTTGCCAGCTTTCACAGACATGGGCTTGGTGGCTGTGGCTAGGGGCTGTCCTAGCCTGGAGCGCTTGGCATTGAGTCACTGCAGCCACCTCAGTGATGAGGGATGGGCCCAGGCAGCCAGGTTGTGGCCAAGGCTGCAGCATCTCAACCTGTCCAGCTGCAGTCAGCTCACAGAGCA AACTCTGGATACCATTGGGCAGGCATGCAAGCAGCTTCGAGTGTTGGATGTGGCCATGTGTCCTGGTATCAACATGGCAGCTGTCAAACACTTTCAGGCCCAGCTGCCTCAGGTGACCTGCATCCAGTCTCGCTTCGTGGGAGGGGCTGACCTGACCCTAACACTTTGA
- the LOC117722865 gene encoding uncharacterized protein LOC117722865 isoform X4: MADSLPLEMLTYILSFLPLSDQKEASLVSRAWYCAARNALRETNVRYNIPVSSASLSAIKSLGLRGISCISLTNLDGSPASHQVLESVAYHLGPHLESLCLGGGSPTEASFLALILGCPVLRTLDLSGCNSLFTSGTLLAQPETAQCVRKALSGLRDLSLAGLRDLTDLSFNHLSGCFPSLERLSLAYCHLTFELSPTWGSISPQVSSPSQLSFHNLLQFIKERAGTLRALDLSGTGLPPEALQALGQVTGLKLEELNLHSCRDLSSDAVATLCRQQPGLTSLDLSGCSDLTDGALLAVSRGLRHLRHLSLKKLQRLTDAGCTALGSLHELQSLDMAECCLVSGRELAQVLGSVRRAPPALTSLRLAYCSSLKVLQFPQLRQLSLSLLPAFTDMGLVAVARGCPSLERLALSHCSHLSDEGWAQAARLWPRLQHLNLSSCSQLTEQTLDTIGQACKQLRVLDVAMCPGINMAAVKHFQAQLPQVTCIQSRFVGGADLTLTL, encoded by the exons ACAAATGTGCGCTACAACATTCCTGTGTCCTCTGCCTCACTCTCAGCCATCAAGAGTTTGGGCCTCAGGGGCATTTCCTGCATCAGCTTGACCAATCTGGATGGCTCGCCAGCTTCGCACCAGGTACTGGAGTCTGTTGCTTACCACTTAGGCCCACACCTGGAAAGCTTATGCCTGGGTGGGGGCAGCCCCACAGAGGCGTCCTTCTTGGCCTTGATCTTGGGATGTCCAGTCCTTCGTACGCTTGACCTCAGTGGCTGCAACAGTCTCTTCACATCAGGCACTCTGCTGGCTCAGCCTGAGACAGCACAGTGTGTCCGAAAGGCATTGAGTGGCCTCCGTGATCTTAGCCTGGCTGGCCTGCGTGACCTGACTGACCTCAGCTTCAACCACCTCAGTGGTTGCTTCCCCAGCCTGGAgcgcctctccttggcttactgCCATCTTACCTTTGAGTTAAGCCCAACCTGGGGCTCCATCAGCCCCcaggtttcctctccctcccagctTTCTTTTCACAACTTGCTCCAGTTCATCAAGGAACGAGCCGGTACGCTGCGTGCCCTAGACCTCAGTGGTACTGGTCTGCCACCTGAGGCCCTACAAGCCCTGGGCCAAGTGACTGGATTGAAGTTAGAGGAGCTGAATTTGCACAGCTGTAGAGACCTCTCCTCAGACGCTGTGGCCACCCTGTGCCGCCAGCAGCCTGGTCTCACTTCCCTGGACCTTAGTGGCTGCTCAGATCTAACCGATGGGGCACTCTTGGCTGTGAGCCGAGGCTTACGCCACCTGCGGCACTTGAGTCTGAAGAAACTGCAGAGACTGACGGATGCAGGATGTACAGCCTTAGGGTCCCTGCATGAATTGCAGAGCCTGGATATGGCTGAATGCTGTCTGGTGAGTGGTCGGGAACTGGCCCAGGTCCTAGGCTCAGTTCGCAGAGCTCCACCTGCACTGACTTCCCTCAGGCTGGCTTACTGCTCTTCACTGAAG GTGCTCCAGTTCCCTCAGCTGAGGCAGTTGTCATTGAGCTTGTTGCCAGCTTTCACAGACATGGGCTTGGTGGCTGTGGCTAGGGGCTGTCCTAGCCTGGAGCGCTTGGCATTGAGTCACTGCAGCCACCTCAGTGATGAGGGATGGGCCCAGGCAGCCAGGTTGTGGCCAAGGCTGCAGCATCTCAACCTGTCCAGCTGCAGTCAGCTCACAGAGCA AACTCTGGATACCATTGGGCAGGCATGCAAGCAGCTTCGAGTGTTGGATGTGGCCATGTGTCCTGGTATCAACATGGCAGCTGTCAAACACTTTCAGGCCCAGCTGCCTCAGGTGACCTGCATCCAGTCTCGCTTCGTGGGAGGGGCTGACCTGACCCTAACACTTTGA